In the genome of Gemmatimonadaceae bacterium, the window ACGTGCCAGCAGTTGCGGGTGTTGCCACAGATCGGCCGCGCTGTTGATGCGCGCCGTCGCGATGCCGGCGGCCAGCAGCCGCGCCTCGGCTTGCTGGACCGTCAGGCTGGCAAAGCACGACGTGATCAAGTCGTCGAGCAAGGCCCGGTGCTCTGTGCGCAGCGTGTTGTTCGCGAAGCGCGCGTCGTCGGCGATATTTGCGTCTTGCAATACGTCGGCACAGAAGCGCCTCCACTCGCGCTCGTTCTGCACCCCCAGCAGCAGCTGCTGGCCATCACCCGTTTGTGCCGGCCCGTACGGCGCGATGCTGGGATGCGAAGCGCCGCTCCGCGGAGCGGGCGCCTGTCCCGCGTGCGTGAAGTACATGGGGTTCCCCATCCACTCGGCCAGCGTTTCCAGCATTGATACGTCGATGCGCGAACCCTTGCCGGTGCGGCCGCGCAGCAGGAGTGCGTTGAGGATGGCGGCGTAGGCGTACATGCCGGCGCTGACGTCGGCGGCCGAGAAAGCCGGCTCTCGCAATCATCTCTCCGTCGCCAGTGGCCGCCACGAGACCGGCTTCGGCCTGCACCAGCAGATCGTAGGCCTTCCGGTTGCCGTAGGGGCCCACATCGCCGTAGCCGGAGATGTCGCAGACGATCAACGCGGGATGGCGTGCGTTCAACTGGTCGAACGTCAATCCCAGCCGGGCCGTCGCGCCAGGCGCCAGGTTCTGCACGAGCACGTCGGCGCGAGCGACCAGTGCCTCAAGCAGGGGTTGGGCCTCGGGGTGCTTGAGGTCCAAGGTGAGGCTCTCCTTGGATCGATTCGCCCAGACGAAGTAGGACGATTGCCCCAGCACGCGCCGATCATACGAACGGGCGAAATCTCCGACCTTGGGGCGCTCGATTTTGATGACGCGGGCACCCTGATCGGCCAGATGGCGTGTGCAAACCGGCGCCGAGACTGCATGTTCAAGCGCCAGCACCGTGATACCATCCAGGGGACGTAGTGACATCCGATAAGACTAGGAGCCGATGTGATGCAGCGCTACCAGATGTACATCGATGGCCAATTCTCGGACGGGAGCTCCGGCGAGTGGTTTGACAGCTACAACCCGTACACCGGCAACGTCTGGGGACAGATAGCGCGAGGCACTGCGGACGATGTGGATCGCGCCGTGAAGGCGGCGCACCGGGCATTCACCAGCGGCCCATGGCCGCAACTGACAGCCAGCCAGCGCGGGGCGCTGCTACGCCGCTTGGGCGACCTGATTGCGCGCGACGCGCGCAAGCTGGCGGAGTTCGAAGTCCGGGACAACGGCAAGTTGATCGCCGAGATGATGGGCCAGCTCAATTATCTGCCGCAGTGGTACTACTACTACGGCGGCCTCGCCGACAAGATCGAAGGGACGGTGGTGCCGCTGGACAAGAAGGGCTACTTCAACTTCACGCAGAATGAGCCGCTGGGTGTCGTCGTCGCCATTTCCCCGTGGAACTCGCCGCTGTTGCTGAGCTCCTGGAAAATCGCGCCGGCGCTCGCCGCCGGCTGCACGATTGTGCTCAAGCCATCCGAGTTCACGTCGGCATCGTCGCTGGAATTCGTCAAGTTGTTCGAGGAGGCCGGCTTTCCACCCGGCGTGGTCAACGTCGTCACGGGATTCGGCGGTGATGTCGGCGCGCCGCTGGTGGAGCATCCACTCGTGCGAAAGGTCGCGTTCACCGGTTCAGACAACACCGGGCGCGCGATCAACCAGCTCGCGGCCAAGCACTTCAAGCACGTAAGCCTGGAACTGGGCGGCAAGTCGGCCAACATTGTCTTTGCCGACGCCAACATCGACGATGCGGTGAATGGTGCGGTCTCCGGAATCTTTGCGGCCACCGGCCAGACGTGCATCGCCGGGTCGCGCCTGCTGCTGCAGGACAGCATCCATGACCAGTTCGTCGACCGACTGACGGCATTGGCGCGCACGGCGCGCATGGGCGATCCCATGAGCACGGAGACGCAGGTTGGCCCGATCACGACGCGGCCGCAGTACGACAAGGTGCTGAGTTACATCGACATCGCGAAGCAGGACGGCGCCGAGCTGCTACTGGGTGGCGTCCCCGCGACGCGCCCCGAATGCGGCACGGGGTGGTTCATCGAGCCGACCATCTTCTCGGGTGTGCGGAACAGCATGCGCATTGCTCAGGAGGAGGTGTTCGGGCCCATTCTCTCGATCATCAAGTTCACCGACGAGGATGATGCGGTGGCGATTGCCAACGATTCCCGCTTCGGGCTCGGTGCCGGCGTGTGGACCAGCGACATCGGTCGTGCGTTCCGCATGTCCGAGCGGATCCAGGCCGGCACGGTGTGGGTGAACACCTATCGCGCATTGAGCTATCTGTCGCCGTTTGGCGGATACAAGGACTCGGGGATGGGGCGGGAGAACGGCATCGCGGCCATTCGCGACTTCCTGCAGGTCAAGAGCGTCTGGATCAACACCGGCGCGGTAAGCGCCAATCCCTTCACGATGCGGTGAGAGGTCCACGCCCGCACGCATAACCGGTCGCGACGCATTCCTGCGACTGCTGATCGACGAGGGCGTGACGCATCTGTTCGGCAATCCCGGCACCACTGAACTGGCGATCATGGAGGCCGTGCCGCGCTTCCCGCAGCTCACGTATGTGCTGGGACTGCAGGAGTCGGTGGTACTTGGCATGGCGGACGGATTCGCCCGCGCGTCGAAGCGGCTCGCCGCCGTCAATTTGCATTGTGCCCCCGGTCTCGGGCACGCCATGGGTGCGCTGTACAGCGCCAAGTTCTCGGGCTCCCCGCTCATCGTCACGGCCGGCCAATACGAAGTCGGCTACGGCCTGCAGGAGCCCTTGTTGTATGAACCGCTGGTGCCGCTCGCACAGCCGCTGGTGAAGTGGGCGGTCGAAGTGACGCGCATCGAGGATCTGCCTCGGATTGTTCGACGGGCCGCGAAGATCGCGCTGACACCCCCCATGGGACCGGTGTTCATCAGCTTGCCCGGCAATATTCTGGATGACGAAGCGGAACTCGACCTGCGCGGCGCAACACGCGTCGATGCCGCGACGCGTCCCTCCGATGAGTCGCTGGTTCGCCTCGCCGAGACACTGCTCGCCGCCGAACAGCCGGTGATGATCGCGGGCCGTGAAGTGGCCAATCGGCAGGCGTTTGACGAGGCGGGGGAACTGGCGACGTTGCTTGGCGCGGCCGTGTACCAGGAGCCGGTCCCGTACAACGCGCGCTTCCCGTCCGAGCATCCGATGTGCATGGGTGACCTGACACGAAACCAGCGACAGGTGAGGGCAACGCTCGAGCCACATGATCTGTTGCTGTGCATCGGTGCCGACCTGTTGCGCATGTCGCCGTTCAGCCCGGTGGATCCGCTGCCGGACCACCTGCCCGTCGTGCACATCACCGAACGCGACTGGGAACTTGGCAAGAACTATCACACCGCCTTCGCGATCCGTGCCGATGTGAAGGAGACCTTGCGGTCCCTGCTGCCCGTGCTGCGAGCGCGGCGCACACCAGAGCAGGCGCGCAACGCCGCACAACGCGTGGCGGCGCTGGCTTCACGCAACTGGCAGGCGCTGCGCGAGCGGGCGCGCGTAGAAGTGAGCGCGACAGCATCGCGTCGTCCAATCGATCCGCGCTGGCTCATGATGTGCATCGTGGACGCGCTGCCGGACCACGGCATCGTGGTCGAGGAAGCGCTGACCGCCTGGCCGGCCCTGGCCAGTCTATTGTCGATGCGGGATGCGAACAGTTTCTACGGCTTGGCCAGCGGCGGACTGGGCTTTGCGATGCCGGGTGCTATCGGGATCAGTCTCGCGCAGCCGGGTCGCCCAGTGGTGGCGACCATCGGCGATGGCAGCGCGATGTATGGCATCCAGGCGCTGTGGACGGCCGCGCACCTGCGACTGCCGATCACCTACGTGATCATCAACAATCGCAGTTATCGGATCATCAAGGAACGCCTGTTGGCCAACCGCCACTCGCACCAGTTTGTCGGCATGGAGCTGCACGATCCGCCGATTGATTTCGTGGCGCTGGCCAACGGATTCGGCATGCAGGCCTGCCGGGTTTCTGATCCCGCAGCGATCGACCGCGCGCTGCGAGCGGCCATTGGCAGCGGTGGTCCAAACCTGATCGAGTGCGTGGTTGATGACGGTTTCGGCAATGCCGATGGCGTGGTCGCCGCCAGCTGACGTTGTCGCGAATTCCGAGTGCCCCCGTTCCTTCGACAGGGACCGGGCGCCTACGATCCCTCCCCAAGGACGGCCCGGATCCCCTTCAGGATCTCCTCCACCGTTGCCTCGTACGGCAACTCCAGTCGCACGCGCCCCTGCTTGTCCAGCACGTACAGCGAGGTGGAGTGCGATACCGTGTACTTGGCCACCGACGTGGGCGTTGGCACGATCTCGTAGCTGGCGCCAAACAACGCAACCACCGTGTCGATCTCCGCTTTGGTACCCGTGAGGCCCAGCGCATCCAGTTTGAAGCTCTTCAGGTCTTCCTTCAGCACCTCTGGGGTGTCGCGCTCAGGATCGACCGAGATGTATAGCGTCTTGATCTGTGAGCGATCGTCACCCAATCGGTTCGACACCGTCGAGAGCTTCGACAGCGTGATCGGGCAGAAGTCGGGGCACATGCTGTAGCCAAAGAACACCAGAACCACCTTGCCCCGCAGCGTGGACAGTTCGAAGTGCTCCTTGTTGTGATCGGTCAGCGCAAAGTCGCCGCCGATAGACAGCACGGGCAGCGCATCGCCCACCGATTTGGCCGTGCATGAGACCGCCGTTGCGGCGACGAGCCCCGAGAGCATGACCGACGTGATTCGCCTCGCGAGACTCACTTCATCCCCTCCATCTTGCGAACCGGCGCGGCGACGATGGTCTTGGTGCCATCGTCGAGCGTCAGCGTGATTCGCAGGGTGTCACCGGCCACGGGCTGCTTCTTGAGGCCGAACATCATGATGTGCAGACCACCCGGCTTGAGCTCCGTCTTGCCATTGGCCGGCACGTCGATGGTCTTGACGGGCGACATCTTCATCATGGCGCCGTCGCGAACCATCTCGTGCAGTTCCACCGTCTCGGCGGCGTCACTGGATGCGCTGACGATGGCGCGTTTCGTCGTGCCAGCGTTCTCGATCACGAGAAACGCCGCCGTCGTCTTGCGACTCGCGGCCGGCTCGCGCACCCACGCATCGCGCACGGTCACAGGCGCAGTCTGCGCATGCAGCGCGCCGCCGAAGACGGCAGGAAGGCACAACGCTGCCGCGACGATGGCGACAGTGAACCGGAGATGGATGGATCGGTTGGTATTGGTCATGGAATTCTGTTGGTTGATGGTGTTGAATCGCGAACGGATATGACATAGAGCGCGAGCGATTGACGCTCACGTGCGCTGAGATGCCCAAAGGCCGGCATCTGTGTGGCGTCGCCCACGCCGCGGAGAATCGTTTCGGCGATGGCGCTGACGTCCGTGC includes:
- a CDS encoding SCO family protein — translated: MSLARRITSVMLSGLVAATAVSCTAKSVGDALPVLSIGGDFALTDHNKEHFELSTLRGKVVLVFFGYSMCPDFCPITLSKLSTVSNRLGDDRSQIKTLYISVDPERDTPEVLKEDLKSFKLDALGLTGTKAEIDTVVALFGASYEIVPTPTSVAKYTVSHSTSLYVLDKQGRVRLELPYEATVEEILKGIRAVLGEGS
- a CDS encoding copper chaperone PCu(A)C, giving the protein MTNTNRSIHLRFTVAIVAAALCLPAVFGGALHAQTAPVTVRDAWVREPAASRKTTAAFLVIENAGTTKRAIVSASSDAAETVELHEMVRDGAMMKMSPVKTIDVPANGKTELKPGGLHIMMFGLKKQPVAGDTLRITLTLDDGTKTIVAAPVRKMEGMK
- a CDS encoding aldehyde dehydrogenase, producing MQRYQMYIDGQFSDGSSGEWFDSYNPYTGNVWGQIARGTADDVDRAVKAAHRAFTSGPWPQLTASQRGALLRRLGDLIARDARKLAEFEVRDNGKLIAEMMGQLNYLPQWYYYYGGLADKIEGTVVPLDKKGYFNFTQNEPLGVVVAISPWNSPLLLSSWKIAPALAAGCTIVLKPSEFTSASSLEFVKLFEEAGFPPGVVNVVTGFGGDVGAPLVEHPLVRKVAFTGSDNTGRAINQLAAKHFKHVSLELGGKSANIVFADANIDDAVNGAVSGIFAATGQTCIAGSRLLLQDSIHDQFVDRLTALARTARMGDPMSTETQVGPITTRPQYDKVLSYIDIAKQDGAELLLGGVPATRPECGTGWFIEPTIFSGVRNSMRIAQEEVFGPILSIIKFTDEDDAVAIANDSRFGLGAGVWTSDIGRAFRMSERIQAGTVWVNTYRALSYLSPFGGYKDSGMGRENGIAAIRDFLQVKSVWINTGAVSANPFTMR
- a CDS encoding thiamine pyrophosphate-binding protein; protein product: MPSRCGERSTPARITGRDAFLRLLIDEGVTHLFGNPGTTELAIMEAVPRFPQLTYVLGLQESVVLGMADGFARASKRLAAVNLHCAPGLGHAMGALYSAKFSGSPLIVTAGQYEVGYGLQEPLLYEPLVPLAQPLVKWAVEVTRIEDLPRIVRRAAKIALTPPMGPVFISLPGNILDDEAELDLRGATRVDAATRPSDESLVRLAETLLAAEQPVMIAGREVANRQAFDEAGELATLLGAAVYQEPVPYNARFPSEHPMCMGDLTRNQRQVRATLEPHDLLLCIGADLLRMSPFSPVDPLPDHLPVVHITERDWELGKNYHTAFAIRADVKETLRSLLPVLRARRTPEQARNAAQRVAALASRNWQALRERARVEVSATASRRPIDPRWLMMCIVDALPDHGIVVEEALTAWPALASLLSMRDANSFYGLASGGLGFAMPGAIGISLAQPGRPVVATIGDGSAMYGIQALWTAAHLRLPITYVIINNRSYRIIKERLLANRHSHQFVGMELHDPPIDFVALANGFGMQACRVSDPAAIDRALRAAIGSGGPNLIECVVDDGFGNADGVVAAS